In the Deltaproteobacteria bacterium genome, ACAGGATAAGCGCGCCCAAATTCTCCAAGCTCGTCATTCCCTATATCCCGAGCGAGCCCCCAAGGTGGCCGAGCGTGGTCAAGACTGTAAGGAAAATCCTCGAGACCTACTCAGCTGGCGCCAACAAGTATGAGCGTCTCGGCGACTGGGCGGAAAGGATCGGCTGGGAGCGCTTCTTTGAGAAGTGCGAGATCCCGTTTACGGAGAAATCCATTGACGATTACCGCTTGGCGTATGATACGTATCATACGACAACTCAGTTTAAGTGGAGCGTTCACACCGACAATCTGTAAGCCAAGGGAGGATCGGCAATGGCAGTCAATAAGGAAGAACTCAAACAGAAGATCCTCGAATTCGCCACGAAAAAGGCGGCTCACAAGTCCAAGATGTACGTCAAGGACCTCTATGCAGCCGATCCCAATGCCTCTCCACGAGAGATCAAGAATGCGGCGAACGAGCTCGTCAAGGAAGGAAAACTCGAGTTTTTCTCTTCGGGTAGCACGACCATGTATGGTGTGCCCGGCTTCGGAAAGGAGGTAGAAGAGGCCTTTAAGGAAGAGAAATAACCGGGTTTACTTCTAAACTTATTAACCTCGAGAAGCCCCCTGTTCGGGGGCTTCGTTTTTAGTACGCCGAGCATGTTTGGCGTACAAAGAAGAGCGCGGTGGCCCGTCCCTGGGACCGGAAATTCCTTGGGTTCTCCTTTGGAGCCGGGAAGGATGCCAAACGCCGGATCT is a window encoding:
- a CDS encoding dissimilatory sulfite reductase D family protein, whose product is MAVNKEELKQKILEFATKKAAHKSKMYVKDLYAADPNASPREIKNAANELVKEGKLEFFSSGSTTMYGVPGFGKEVEEAFKEEK